The Theileria annulata chromosome 3, complete sequence, *** SEQUENCING IN PROGRESS *** genome has a segment encoding these proteins:
- a CDS encoding uncharacterized protein (note;~Tap-24g11.q1c.cand.127 - score = 51.59), translating into MAKPAYKDLGISSKEYEEALLLERLFRLVKKNPCSTCLLKKPTHVDLDRYDLLCTTCSKRCSSKVQIGKGLISMSDLERLESIYDKSKKKKESKHKKHGHKSRSSSVSRDERRERSPEESHRPHRSKHSKRRESGSGPSSEHYPPTDKYPPIDKYYPEPMEKYPPLDKYYPEPDRYYGDSFDKSHTKGHREKSKERSRKHRNSFSKEYPRDYAPRSHLPEYNQYNFQEYRFGDPYNQFHEPYQPNFYNKMKRNQTAQEYTNFSRRDVPGMVGILANRPDMVIRNQYALPPPNKTDTRQSKHELDTKYKDIKYKEDTKRLDKRFDRRYDDRRYVDDREYGMERNLRSKSLALTNGFQAFKSMPVPMSPFGRDEIPSTNPFSKRNFPHSGQAFHFTSMREALNPPTHSRIQEHIKPSHDFNLNKFGNPNFPDSNNFSRY; encoded by the exons atggCTAAACCTGCCTATAAAGATCTTGGAATTTCTAGTAAAGAATATGAAGAAGCACTATTACTTGAAAGACTCTTTAGACTTGTTAAAAAAAATCCTTGCTCTACTTGCCTTTTAAAA AAACCGACTCATGTTGATCTTGATCGTTATGATTTATTATGTACAACATGTTCTAAAAGATGTTCTTCAAAAGTTCAGATTGGGAAGGGTTTGATATCAATGTCGGATTTGGAACGTTTGGAATCGATATATGACAAATCCAAAAAGAAAAAAGAATCGAAACATAAGAAACATGGACACAAGTCTCGTAGTTCTTCAGTTTCAAGAGATGAAAGAAGAGAACGCTCACCAGAGGAATCACATCGCCCACACAGATCAAAACATTCTAAACGCCGTGAAAGTGGTTCTGGCCCAAGCTCAGAACATTATCCACCCACTGATAAATATCCTCCAATTGACAAATATTATCCAGAACCTATGGAAAAATATCCACCTTTAGATAAATATTATCCAGAACCTGATAGGTATTATGGTGATTCATTTGATAAGTCACATACTAAGGGTCATAGAGAAAAGAGTAAAGAAAGGTCTAGAAAACATAGGAATTCATTTTCCAAGGAATATCCTAGAGATTATGCACCAAGATCACATTTGCCAGAATATAATCAATACAATTTTCAAGAATATAGGTTTGGAGATCCATATAATCAGTTTCATGAACCATATCAGCCGAATTTTTAcaataaaatgaaaagaaaCCAGACGGCACAagaatatacaaatttctCAAGAAGAGATGTTCCAGGAATGGTTGGAATATTAGCAAATAGACCAGATATGGTCATAAGAAATCAATATGCACTACCACCTCCAAATAAAACGGATACCAGACAATCCAAACATGAATTAGATACTAAATATaaagatataaaatataaagaagATACTAAAAGATTAGATAAAAGATTTGATAGAAGATATGATGATAGAAGATATGTAGATGATAGAGAATATGGTATGGAAAGAAATTTGAGATCGAAATCATTGGCATTGACAAATGGATTCCAAGCATTTAAATCAATGCCAGTACCAATGTCGCCATTTGGAAGAGATGAAATTCCAAGTACTAATCCATTTTCAAAGAGGAATTTTCCTCATTCAGGACAGGCGTTCCATTTCACTAGTATGCGTGAAGCTTTAAACCCACCAACACACTCAAGAATACAAGAACATATCAAACCGTCACATGACTTcaatttaaacaaatttggAAACCCAAACTTTCCAGATTCCAATAATTTCAGTCGTTATTAA
- a CDS encoding 50S ribosomal protein L12, putative (note;~Tap-24g11.q1c.cand.126 - score = 28.71;~1 probable transmembrane helix predicted for TA03950 by TMHMM2.0 at aa 10-32;~Signal anchor predicted for TA03950 by SignalP 2.0 HMM (Signal peptide probability 0.125, signal anchor probability 0.762) with cleavage site probability 0.107 between residues 26 and 27) produces the protein MFFYFIKLNLIIIFYTFIAIIYKCTCIRIGILNTRIGIGISNSRISLGITNPGDKLAIINPVVRLGILNPVVSLGIKNPGDKLAIISPSFKLAIINPRIPIGITSPILTLGRITFINKGSINPYNINLKNEFKIKSTKVDEILENLKELTLLETSELVKKIEEVFGVSAQPQGPLALRPQAIAPEEPYKEEEEDDEKERERDKRRKHNVVIKEIEKDKRIDSFKTLKEYFPDRSASEIKKIMDSLPFVVKTVTSQREAEDIIKKLTTDGMKIEIE, from the coding sequence atgtttttttattttattaaattaaatctcataattatattctacacatttatcgcaattatatataaatgtacaTGTATTCGTATAGGAATCTTAAATACTAGAATTGGTATAGGAATCTCAAATTCCAGAATTAGCCTAGGAATTACAAATCCTGGAGATAAACTGGCAATAATTAATCCCGTAGTTAGGCTAGGAATATTAAATCCCGTAGTTAGTCTAGGAATTAAGAATCCAGGAGATAAACTAGCAATAATTAGTCCCTCCTTTAAACTAGCAATAATTAATCCTAGAATTCCTATAGGAATCACCAGTCCAATCCTTACTCTTGGTAGAATcacatttataaataaaggTTCTATAAACccatataatataaatttaaagaatgaatttaaaattaaaagtacGAAAGTAGatgaaatattagaaaatcTGAAGGAACTGACTTTGTTGGAGACGTCTGAATTGGTGAAGAAAATTGAAGAGGTTTTTGGAGTATCAGCTCAGCCACAAGGACCACTTGCATTAAGGCCTCAGGCTATTGCACCTGAGGAACCTTATAAagaggaagaagaagatgatgagAAGGAACGTGAACGTGATAAGCGTAGGAAACACAATGTTGTAATTAAGGAAATTGAAAAAGATAAAAGAATCGATTCGTTTAAAACTCTAAAGGAATATTTCCCAGACAGGTCCGCATCTGAAATTAAGAAGATTATGGACTCACTTCCTTTTGTAGTTAAGACTGTTACATCCCAAAGAGAGGCTGAAGATATCATCAAAAAACTCACTACAGATGGAATgaaaattgaaattgaataa
- a CDS encoding uncharacterized protein (note;~Tap-24g11.q1c.cand.126 - score = 28.71): MSSFSKLRILSNSCLMPWIIENIVLPYTCAFVTSLKSLIQGLHEHCNCIICNYKCFFINNPIGGSSSQLRSSMGNSRGYMGGSMGNTKSTMGGSMECTMGKGAPFGAGTMGKGANSTVMECTNRDTKEVGVGTKEASFGAVGASTVMECNCMNSIIINNKPSIIHYLELIITLSNNWTMRTNKSNELQYIINIINKILNQLINILINLKGKGIVDMKIILFIISIKLTKTITNIKDFKLNNTNLPLLIKLSSILGYQEICKGNTTCYMKLLLEIFGILHKILCNDHNEQLFDLHKGLYNSLVGKIEKFPLTLTKLEYYKVKNKELMRTYEMNIKSIIESTKTINSQALRIIYNYRTWKFIKQNYQNQLTNQLTNQLTNENRNEYNKELNNKFTKEYNKELINKFDMNITEKSIEKIIDNMIENGIIKRDGIEYIILINLLYIKSIQINEISNEEKLQQITLL; the protein is encoded by the exons atgagttccttttctaaattgagaattttatcaaattcatgTCTAATGCCTTGGattatagaaaatattgTACTACCATATACTTGTGCATTTGTTACTTCActtaaatcattaattcAAGGTTTACATGAACATTgtaattgtataatttgtaattataaatgtttttttatcaataatCCAATCGGTGGTTCAAGTAGTCAATTAAGAAGTTCTATGGGTAATTCAAGAGGTTATATGGGTGGTTCAATGGGTAATACAAAGAGTACTATGGGTGGTTccatggagtgtactatgggaaagggagcccctttcggggctggtactatgggaaagggagctaattctacagtcatggagtgtactaaTAGGGATACTAAGGAAGTTGGTGTGGGTACTAAGGAAGCTTCTTTTGGTGccgttggagcaagcaccgtaatggaatGTAATTGTATgaatagtataataataaataataaaccatcaataatacattatttggaattaataataacattatcaaataattggACAATGAGaacaaataaatcaaatgaattacaatatataataaatataataaataaaatattaaatcaattaataaatatattaataaatttaaaaggAAAAGGAATTGTAgatatgaaaattatactttttattatttcaattaaattaactaaaactattactaatattaaagattttaaacttaataatactaatttacCATTActtattaaattatcatcAATTCTCGG ATATCAAGAAATTTGTAAAGGTAATACCACATGttatatgaaattattattggaaatatttggtatattacataaaatattatgtaatGATCATAATGaacaattatttgatttacATAAAGGActttataattcattagTTGGAAAAATCGAAAAATTCCCATTAACACTTACTAAATTAG aatattataAGGTTAAGAATAAAGAATTGATGAGAACATAtgaaatgaatataaaatcaataatagaatcaacaaaaacaataaattcaCAAGCATTAAGAatcatttataattatcGTACATGGAAATTcattaaacaaaattatcaaaatcaattaaCTAATCAATTAACCAATCAATTAACTAATGAAAATagaaatgaatataataaagaattaaataataaatttactaaagaatataataaagaattaattaataaatttgatatgAATATAACAGAAAAGAGTATAGAAAAgataattgataatatgATAGAAAAtggtataataaaaagagatggtatagaatatataatattaataaatttattatatataaaatctatacaaattaatgaaatatcaaatgaagaaaaattacaacaaattactctattataa
- a CDS encoding uncharacterized protein (note;~Tap-24g11.q1c.cand.127 - score = 51.59), translating to MNLSSETQYFFDLTDKQWWILSPSDEEWEELSNEEAYKLGLFKAVFSQNCNFIDTDINQYDSATSELIKTLDTKFSFHSNEVTKTSLNSTEGTKFSLDSIEGTKLVENKLNVQVPKVLTKDFSNLETQNLKHNFKNVKYSDPKYSEVKSSEVNSEEKNMEVNPEVNPEVNMEGLTGSKILNQINNLIASTSEMKQKCEAREMSGKSTPNLRSTARHLTYVNNGGLAGCLKTVAEERKKIVQSKKNTKAQNPQLQEMIQRAKAMAVKSMDDAKDSEAKSDKNQQQKTQVRSRAKKYTTVFGTNAMKDLSQKLPDVTFEGSSEEESDV from the exons atgaatttatcaTCTGAAACGCAGTATTTTTTTGATTTGACTGATAAGCAATGGTGGATTTTAAGTCCTTCAGACGAGGAATGGGAAGAACTATCAAACGAAGAAGCTTATAAACTTGGACTTTTTAAAGCTGTTTTTTCTCAAAATTGTAACTTTATTGATACTGATATTAATCAATATGATTCCGCTACTTCTGAACTTATTAAGACTTTAGATACTAAATTTTCATTCCACAGTAATGAAGTAACTAAAACTTCATTAAACAGTACTGAAGGTactaaattttcattagaTAGTATTGAAGGTACTAAATtagttgaaaataaattaaatgttcAAGTTCCCAAAGTCTTAACAAAAGACTTTTCAAATCTTGAAACACAAAATCTAAAACATAACTtcaaaaatgtaaaatactCCGATCCAAAATATTCGGAAGTAAAGAGTTCTGAGGTAAATTCggaagaaaaaaatatgGAAGTAAATCCTGAAGTAAATCCGGAAGTAAATATGGAAGGACTAACTGGttctaaaatattaaatcaaataaataatttaatagcAAGTACATCAGAAATGAAGCAGAAATGTGAAGCAAGAGAAATGAGTGGGAAAAGTACTCCTAATTTAAGGAGCACAGCAAGGCATTTGACATACGTAAATAATGGAGGATTAGCTGGTTGTCTTAAGACTGTTGCAGAAGAGAGGAAGAAAATAGTCCAATCAAAGAAAAATACAAAAGCACAGAATCCTCAACTTCAAGAGATGATTCAGAGAGCAAAAGCAATGGCTGTGAAGTCAATGGATGATGCAAAAGATTCTGAAGCTAAATCAGATAAAAATCAACAACAAAAAACACAAGTCAGAAGTAGAGccaaaaaatatacaaCAGTCTTTG GAACAAATGCTATGAAAGATTTAAGTCAGAAATTACCAGATGTTACATTTGAAGGTTCATCAGAAGAAGAATCAgatgtataa